One Budorcas taxicolor isolate Tak-1 chromosome 13, Takin1.1, whole genome shotgun sequence DNA window includes the following coding sequences:
- the LOC128058336 gene encoding S-phase kinase-associated protein 1-like, with translation MPSIKLQSSDGEIFEVDVEIAKQSVTIKTMLEDLGMDDEGDDDPVPLPNVKAAILKKVIQWYTHHKDDPPPPEDDENKEKRTDDIPVWDQEFLKVDQGTLFELIVAANYLDIKGLLDVNCKTVANMMKGKTREEIRKTFNIKNDFTEEEEAQVRKENQWCEK, from the coding sequence ATGCCTTCAATTAAGTTGCAGAGTTCTGATGGAGAGATATTTGAAGTTGATGTTGAAATTGCAAAACAGTCTGTGACCATCAAGACTATGTTGGAAGATTTGGGAATGGATGATGAAGGAGATGATGATCCAGTCCCCTTGCCAAATGTTAAGGCAGCAATATTAAAAAAGGTCATTCAGTGGTACACCCACCACAAGGATGATCCTCCTCCTCCTGAGGATGATGAGAACAAAGAAAAACGAACAGATGATATACCTGTTTGGGATCAAGAATTCCTGAAAGTTGACCAAGGGACACTCTTTGAGCTTATAGTGGCAGCAAACTACTTAGACATCAAAGGTTTGCTTGACGTTAACTGCAAGACTGTTGCTAATATGATGAAGGGCAAAACTCGTGAGGAGATTCGAAAGACATTCAATATCAAAAATGATTTTACTGAAGAAGAGGAAGCCCAGGTACGCAAAGAGAACCAGTGGTGTGAGAAGTGA